A genomic stretch from Helianthus annuus cultivar XRQ/B chromosome 1, HanXRQr2.0-SUNRISE, whole genome shotgun sequence includes:
- the LOC110898973 gene encoding uncharacterized protein LOC110898973, with protein MRRQWGGTSGGESKTRVTLKSVSTNGSQCASVKLIPATSTKSIDDEKHLKSANQESDSPAKGKPVESGSSNPNPNQAAVSMNFELNQKVVQQDFVDLYMKCMQQFTESLAKMKLSLEMENE; from the exons ATGCGGCGGCAGTGGGGCGGCACTAGTGGTGGAG AATCAAAAACCCGAGTCACCCTGAAAAGTGTGTCGACTAACGGGTCTCAATGTGCTTCGGTTAAATTGATTCCTGCTACAAGCACTAAATCTATTGATGACGAGAAACACTTGAAATCCGCAAATCAAGAATCGGATTCACCCGCGAAAGGCAAACCGGTTGAAAGCGGTTCGtcgaacccgaacccgaaccaaGCTGCAGTGTCGATGAACTTTGAGCTCAATCAAAAAGTGGTGCAGCAAGACTTTGTGGACTTGTACATGAAGTGTATGCAGCAATTTACCGAGTCGTTGGCTAAGATGAAGTTGTCGTTGGAGATGGAGAACGAGTAG